A window of the Candidatus Brocadiaceae bacterium genome harbors these coding sequences:
- a CDS encoding cytochrome c family protein produces MAKYKELNRNKGTLPSAYPESWPGYFSFNVCVFRIKTHSCLLFFLAISMLVLFGGCNESEIHYSHKKHAARGLKDCNYCHPSGEDLEPRWPEMAKCLTCHMKNYDTFHPESCLLCHTKPGMKIKVKHPVPKKYKDINFSHKAHIENEVVCNQCHVGIEESDAITPDLIPDMFGNCIPCHKEMGKEKIACDVCHKHIKKNRRPLYHEERWVKHDDARWIQRHGNEFYYDQEYCQRCHGDLYWCVDCHQDQKPRNHNNAWRRKTHGFAASWERKKCSVCHQEDFCVRCHNNTKPLSHTASWGGINNRHCLNCHFPVSMVNCTVCHPNPAHPSAIDSPHPPFVGDCTQSGCHPVGRVGEGPHPTPFGVACTVCHLR; encoded by the coding sequence ATGGCAAAATACAAGGAATTGAATAGAAATAAAGGAACGTTACCTTCCGCATATCCTGAATCATGGCCGGGATATTTTTCCTTTAACGTTTGCGTGTTTAGGATAAAGACACACTCCTGTCTTCTTTTTTTTCTGGCAATCTCCATGCTTGTGCTGTTTGGCGGGTGTAATGAATCTGAAATTCACTACAGCCACAAAAAGCACGCCGCAAGAGGGTTAAAGGATTGTAATTACTGTCATCCTTCGGGAGAGGACCTTGAACCGAGATGGCCCGAAATGGCGAAATGCCTTACGTGTCACATGAAAAATTATGATACGTTTCATCCAGAATCCTGTCTTCTCTGCCACACGAAACCAGGGATGAAGATAAAGGTAAAGCATCCTGTCCCCAAAAAATACAAGGATATAAATTTTTCTCATAAGGCGCATATTGAAAATGAAGTGGTCTGTAATCAATGTCATGTGGGCATAGAGGAGAGCGATGCAATTACTCCGGATCTGATTCCCGATATGTTTGGAAACTGTATCCCATGCCATAAAGAGATGGGAAAGGAGAAGATTGCGTGCGATGTTTGCCATAAACACATCAAAAAAAACCGGAGGCCGCTGTATCATGAAGAGCGATGGGTAAAACACGATGATGCTCGCTGGATACAAAGACACGGAAACGAATTCTATTATGACCAGGAGTACTGCCAGAGATGTCACGGTGACCTGTATTGGTGTGTTGACTGCCATCAGGATCAAAAACCCAGGAACCATAATAATGCCTGGCGCAGAAAGACCCATGGGTTTGCCGCCTCGTGGGAGCGCAAAAAATGTAGCGTGTGTCATCAGGAGGATTTTTGTGTTCGTTGCCATAACAATACAAAACCATTGAGCCATACGGCGTCCTGGGGTGGGATCAATAACCGTCACTGCTTGAACTGTCATTTTCCTGTTTCAATGGTGAATTGTACGGTTTGTCATCCAAATCCTGCTCATCCTTCAGCAATTGACTCGCCCCATCCGCCATTTGTAGGTGATTGTACGCAGTCAGGATGTCATCCCGTAGGGAGGGTTGGAGAGGGACCGCACCCTACCCCTTTTGGCGTTGCCTGCACGGTTTGCCATCTTCGATGA